The Parvibaculaceae bacterium PLY_AMNH_Bact1 genome window below encodes:
- a CDS encoding 5-(carboxyamino)imidazole ribonucleotide synthase (Derived by automated computational analysis using gene prediction method: Protein Homology.) — MVDQGTAAALPPGSTIGILGGGQLGRMLALAAAELGLRVHIYAPEETSPAAEVASSATRAAYEDETALIAFADAVDVVTYEFENVPSETARILSEHAPVRPGPKALATSQDRLDEKNFLNSLGIATAPFAQVDTLGDLKSALDKLGTPAVLKTRRFGYDGKGQIKINDPSEASAAFDAIAGAPAILEGFMPFEKEVSVIAARALDGTSAAYDVGENVHRDHILHTTTVPAVLDASIADEARTIAECIAHGLDYVGVIGVEFFVLVDGEKRHLCVNEFAPRVHNSGHWTADACAVSQFEQHVRAIAGWPLGNPARHSDAVMTNLIGAEADEWIDHAAVPHCAVHLYGKREARPGRKMGHVTNLTRSFTKTD; from the coding sequence ATGGTTGATCAGGGTACAGCAGCAGCGCTCCCCCCTGGCAGCACCATCGGTATCTTGGGAGGCGGTCAACTAGGACGCATGCTGGCACTTGCGGCCGCAGAGCTAGGTCTACGCGTCCACATCTATGCCCCCGAAGAAACAAGCCCCGCAGCCGAGGTCGCAAGCAGTGCGACCCGGGCAGCATACGAAGACGAAACGGCGCTAATTGCATTTGCCGATGCCGTCGATGTCGTGACCTATGAGTTTGAAAATGTCCCCAGCGAAACCGCACGCATTCTCAGCGAACATGCGCCGGTCCGCCCCGGACCCAAAGCACTGGCGACATCACAAGATCGGCTCGACGAAAAGAACTTCCTGAACAGTCTGGGGATCGCAACAGCCCCCTTCGCACAAGTAGATACACTGGGCGACCTAAAGAGCGCATTGGACAAGTTGGGCACACCAGCTGTTCTGAAAACCCGTCGCTTTGGATACGATGGCAAAGGCCAGATCAAAATCAATGACCCGTCTGAGGCCAGCGCCGCCTTCGATGCGATCGCCGGAGCGCCAGCCATCCTTGAAGGCTTTATGCCCTTTGAAAAAGAAGTCTCTGTCATTGCGGCACGCGCCTTAGATGGAACGTCAGCGGCATATGACGTAGGTGAAAATGTTCACCGCGATCACATTTTGCACACGACAACCGTCCCGGCCGTCCTTGATGCATCCATCGCAGACGAAGCGCGGACAATTGCTGAGTGCATAGCCCATGGCCTCGACTATGTCGGCGTCATTGGTGTCGAGTTTTTCGTGCTCGTAGATGGCGAAAAGCGCCACCTCTGCGTCAATGAGTTCGCGCCACGCGTTCATAATTCCGGCCACTGGACGGCAGACGCCTGTGCCGTGAGCCAATTTGAACAACACGTACGGGCCATCGCAGGATGGCCTTTGGGAAATCCTGCGCGTCATAGCGACGCGGTTATGACCAACTTGATCGGCGCAGAAGCCGATGAGTGGATCGACCATGCAGCGGTTCCCCATTGTGCGGTTCACCTTTATGGGAAACGCGAAGCAAGGCCCGGACGTAAGATGGGACACGTCACAAACTTAACTCGCAGTTTCACCAAAACTGATTGA
- a CDS encoding PAS domain-containing protein (Derived by automated computational analysis using gene prediction method: Protein Homology.) produces the protein MTEKDDKKDSPKSTSCKITDQVHNPALKPLCEFWDEVRGDRLLPNTSDVDPSQIAYILKDIAILDVIDPMNIQYRLAGTGIAERMGEDPTGSNLIEMTAPETRGIVSKILFLIVSHPAGAIATYENVYHTGKRAVVESLYLPLQKAEGQSDRIVSVHSREKTVTYEDEQPRSTVAAKILDLEWIDLGAGVPDEVIPR, from the coding sequence ATGACAGAAAAAGATGATAAAAAAGACAGCCCCAAATCAACAAGCTGTAAGATAACGGACCAAGTCCACAATCCCGCTCTTAAGCCACTCTGTGAGTTTTGGGATGAGGTCCGCGGTGACAGGCTACTTCCCAATACCAGCGACGTAGATCCCTCACAAATCGCTTACATTTTGAAGGACATTGCCATTCTGGATGTCATTGATCCAATGAACATTCAGTACCGCCTCGCTGGTACCGGCATAGCCGAGCGAATGGGTGAGGACCCAACAGGGAGCAACCTCATAGAAATGACGGCGCCCGAAACACGCGGCATAGTCTCAAAGATTTTATTCCTGATCGTATCTCATCCGGCAGGAGCCATTGCGACCTACGAGAATGTCTACCACACCGGAAAAAGAGCGGTGGTCGAGAGCCTCTACCTGCCATTGCAAAAAGCCGAAGGCCAATCCGATCGCATCGTCAGCGTTCACTCGCGTGAGAAAACGGTCACCTATGAAGACGAACAACCCCGCTCCACGGTAGCCGCAAAAATTCTCGATCTCGAATGGATTGATTTGGGGGCAGGTGTGCCGGATGAGGTGATCCCTCGCTAA
- a CDS encoding PAS domain-containing protein (Derived by automated computational analysis using gene prediction method: Protein Homology.): protein MVNSARFDSVPHFLGERPFDIGSLATLKQPGFDALARAWLRQRGDAPAPDADTFDLLEIGQHLENATCINVKDDKRATYRFVGPAICERLQTDPTGKDFAESLKHLPFDAMSAVWMGLSVPAGLHTIYRITYSSGKHTENQSLYLPLISKSGGDNHLWSMQAMGTTIRYKTGNPTSSVIKQTVAANWVDVGSGTPSTPLSR, encoded by the coding sequence ATGGTTAATTCAGCCCGTTTTGACAGTGTGCCACATTTCCTCGGCGAGCGACCATTTGATATCGGCAGCCTAGCGACGCTGAAACAGCCCGGTTTCGATGCGCTTGCCAGGGCGTGGCTTCGTCAGCGAGGAGATGCCCCAGCACCAGATGCAGACACGTTCGATCTTCTTGAGATCGGACAGCATCTTGAAAATGCGACGTGCATTAACGTCAAGGATGACAAGAGAGCCACATATAGATTTGTCGGACCGGCTATCTGCGAGAGGTTGCAAACAGACCCAACCGGGAAAGACTTCGCCGAAAGCTTAAAGCACCTGCCCTTCGACGCGATGTCAGCAGTATGGATGGGCCTCTCTGTGCCAGCAGGCCTTCATACAATTTATCGTATTACCTATAGCTCAGGCAAACACACCGAAAATCAATCTCTCTACCTACCGCTAATTTCTAAATCTGGCGGAGACAACCATCTTTGGAGTATGCAGGCGATGGGCACAACCATCCGTTACAAAACGGGCAACCCGACCTCATCTGTCATCAAACAGACAGTAGCTGCGAATTGGGTTGATGTAGGCTCAGGCACTCCATCAACTCCGCTGTCACGCTGA
- a CDS encoding COQ9 family protein (Derived by automated computational analysis using gene prediction method: Protein Homology. GO_function: GO:0003674 - molecular_function [Evidence IEA]; GO_process: GO:0008150 - biological_process [Evidence IEA]), with amino-acid sequence MTKAKTDQLESVRAKILKAALPDVPFDGWTGAVLMRAAKTAGVDHGLARLAFPNGARDLAEYFLADGDRRMIECLAKSDLASMKIREKITFAVRTRLEVDAANREALRRASTSLLIPPASGSAAKSLYNTVDAIWIAIGDTSTDYNFYTKRATLAGVFTATLACWFADESDGHADTWAFLDRRIADVMQIEKIKAQATKVMDALPDPLGLIARLRYPSA; translated from the coding sequence ATGACTAAAGCGAAGACAGATCAGCTGGAAAGCGTACGCGCCAAAATTCTCAAAGCGGCGTTGCCGGATGTGCCGTTTGATGGATGGACGGGTGCGGTGCTAATGCGCGCCGCGAAAACCGCGGGCGTCGATCACGGTCTTGCTCGGCTCGCCTTCCCGAATGGTGCACGTGATCTTGCAGAGTACTTTCTTGCAGATGGTGATCGTCGCATGATCGAGTGCCTAGCAAAGAGCGATCTTGCGTCGATGAAGATCCGAGAGAAGATCACGTTTGCTGTTCGCACCCGTCTTGAGGTGGACGCGGCCAACAGAGAAGCGCTGCGTCGCGCAAGCACGTCGTTGCTTATCCCGCCTGCGTCGGGCAGTGCGGCGAAGTCTCTTTACAACACGGTTGATGCGATTTGGATCGCGATCGGCGATACATCGACTGATTACAATTTCTACACCAAACGCGCGACGCTCGCGGGTGTCTTTACGGCCACCCTGGCGTGCTGGTTTGCGGATGAGAGTGATGGGCATGCGGATACATGGGCATTTCTTGACCGCCGCATTGCCGATGTGATGCAGATAGAGAAAATCAAAGCTCAGGCAACAAAGGTGATGGACGCTTTGCCGGATCCGTTGGGATTGATTGCGCGGCTTCGCTATCCCTCAGCGTGA
- the def gene encoding peptide deformylase (Derived by automated computational analysis using gene prediction method: Protein Homology. GO_function: GO:0042586 - peptide deformylase activity [Evidence IEA]; GO_process: GO:0036211 - protein modification process [Evidence IEA]), whose protein sequence is MSFLNPGSAADWLLYALRVQAHIPPMTIRKIARMGHPVLQGVAEDVSEPTAPEILDLVADMIETMEDANGAGLAAPQVYVPQRVVIFQAPGARAIAEIDAEEEFDPTAPLTVLINPEIEPVGDELELGWEGCLSVPGLRGLVPRHRRIIYRGVDLDGQMIERRAQGFHARVVQHECDHLDGILYPQRMPDMRALIFESEVKHWLEETSEKVSDDD, encoded by the coding sequence GTGAGCTTTCTAAATCCGGGTTCTGCGGCGGATTGGTTGCTTTACGCCTTGAGGGTCCAAGCCCATATTCCCCCAATGACGATCCGAAAAATTGCCCGCATGGGCCACCCTGTTCTACAGGGTGTCGCTGAAGATGTTTCCGAGCCGACCGCGCCGGAGATCCTCGATCTCGTGGCCGACATGATTGAAACGATGGAAGATGCGAACGGTGCGGGACTTGCCGCACCGCAGGTCTATGTTCCGCAACGTGTGGTGATTTTCCAGGCACCGGGAGCGCGGGCGATCGCTGAGATTGATGCCGAAGAGGAATTTGACCCAACTGCCCCACTCACCGTGTTGATCAACCCGGAAATTGAGCCGGTTGGCGATGAGCTAGAGCTCGGTTGGGAAGGGTGTCTCTCAGTCCCTGGCCTGAGGGGACTGGTGCCTCGGCACCGACGCATCATATACCGCGGCGTTGATCTGGATGGTCAAATGATTGAACGCCGGGCGCAGGGCTTTCATGCACGGGTGGTGCAGCATGAATGTGATCACCTGGATGGCATTTTGTATCCTCAGCGCATGCCAGATATGCGCGCGCTGATCTTTGAGAGTGAAGTCAAACACTGGCTCGAAGAAACAAGTGAAAAGGTATCAGACGATGACTAA
- the rpsU gene encoding 30S ribosomal protein S21 (Derived by automated computational analysis using gene prediction method: Protein Homology. GO_component: GO:0000314 - organellar small ribosomal subunit [Evidence IEA]; GO_component: GO:0022627 - cytosolic small ribosomal subunit [Evidence IEA]; GO_function: GO:0003735 - structural constituent of ribosome [Evidence IEA]; GO_process: GO:0006412 - translation [Evidence IEA]): MQVLVRDNNVDQALKALKKKMQREGIFREMKLRNFYEKPSEKRAREKAEAVRRTRKLARKKMQREGLLPGKKR; this comes from the coding sequence GTGCAGGTACTCGTTCGCGACAATAACGTCGATCAGGCTCTCAAAGCGCTCAAAAAGAAGATGCAGCGTGAAGGGATTTTCCGCGAAATGAAGCTGCGGAACTTCTACGAGAAGCCATCTGAGAAGCGCGCACGCGAAAAAGCGGAAGCTGTTCGCCGGACCCGTAAACTGGCCCGCAAGAAAATGCAGCGCGAAGGCCTGCTACCTGGCAAGAAGCGCTAA
- a CDS encoding transcriptional regulator (Derived by automated computational analysis using gene prediction method: Protein Homology.): MSKASSQSGSRGAGRSRAAIRTILKNSGPADASTMAEELGVAPMAVRQHLYAMQEEGLVSFEEKAEGRGRPTKYWALTAAANAYFPDAHGDLAVSLLTEMQEVFGEDGLERLLAARTEDQKKSYRRRLKGAETLEAKLGALAEIRSEEGYMAASMPAPDEEGAYLLVENHCPVCSAAATCQGLCKYELELFQSVVGRGVDVTREEHILSGARRCAYRICPKRKKAAQ; this comes from the coding sequence ATGTCTAAAGCTTCCTCTCAAAGTGGATCACGGGGTGCCGGGCGCAGCCGTGCGGCGATCCGGACAATCCTGAAGAATTCAGGCCCGGCAGACGCCTCAACCATGGCCGAAGAATTGGGAGTCGCGCCGATGGCGGTGCGGCAGCACCTTTATGCGATGCAGGAAGAAGGTCTCGTTTCATTTGAGGAAAAAGCCGAGGGACGCGGGCGCCCCACGAAATATTGGGCCCTGACGGCGGCAGCAAATGCCTATTTCCCGGATGCGCATGGGGACCTTGCGGTGAGCCTGCTGACGGAGATGCAGGAGGTGTTCGGTGAGGACGGATTGGAACGCTTGCTCGCTGCGCGGACAGAAGATCAGAAGAAGAGCTATAGGAGGCGTCTGAAGGGCGCTGAGACGCTGGAGGCAAAGCTTGGCGCCCTTGCTGAAATTCGTTCTGAGGAGGGCTATATGGCCGCCTCAATGCCTGCTCCAGATGAGGAGGGCGCCTATCTCTTGGTGGAGAACCATTGTCCAGTCTGCAGCGCCGCGGCGACCTGTCAGGGGCTATGCAAATATGAGCTGGAGCTCTTTCAAAGCGTTGTCGGTCGGGGTGTGGATGTCACCCGGGAAGAGCATATTTTAAGTGGTGCCAGGCGCTGTGCCTACCGGATTTGTCCCAAGCGCAAAAAAGCCGCCCAGTAG
- a CDS encoding GNAT family N-acetyltransferase (Derived by automated computational analysis using gene prediction method: Protein Homology.) translates to MVDVVVRVALPEDHAFLAACMGGLQEAEIEVEANRSSVEVAAEPHLNWVLEQVAQKDGAVFVAEFQGHRAGCLLCSVGEDNGEYVKPEHRRHGYVNDLYVGEKARGTGVADALMKAAEDFFREKGLTNIRLGVLSENKRARSFYERLGWHSYEQVYRKQL, encoded by the coding sequence ATGGTTGATGTTGTTGTGAGGGTTGCCCTGCCGGAGGATCATGCTTTTCTGGCGGCTTGTATGGGCGGTCTACAGGAAGCTGAGATTGAGGTCGAAGCGAACCGGAGCTCTGTTGAGGTGGCTGCCGAGCCTCATCTCAATTGGGTGCTGGAGCAGGTTGCGCAGAAGGACGGCGCTGTGTTCGTTGCTGAGTTTCAGGGGCACCGAGCCGGGTGCCTACTGTGTTCGGTCGGTGAGGATAATGGCGAATATGTGAAGCCTGAACACCGGCGGCATGGATATGTGAATGACCTCTATGTTGGTGAAAAAGCCCGGGGCACGGGTGTTGCGGATGCACTGATGAAGGCAGCGGAAGATTTTTTCCGTGAAAAAGGCCTCACCAACATTCGGTTGGGTGTCTTGAGTGAAAACAAGCGAGCGCGGTCATTTTATGAACGGCTTGGTTGGCATTCCTATGAGCAGGTCTATCGAAAGCAGCTATAG
- a CDS encoding hypothetical protein (Derived by automated computational analysis using gene prediction method: Protein Homology.) gives MDIYHGWCDLKDGASDIDFAEAFTTYMEKLKSDGFIEGYRLTRRKLGLGGEGLGEFHFMIEVEGLAQLDEAFGLVASRAAPIEGPHFAVNSLIRNVRFALYRDFPDAGRVQGEELF, from the coding sequence ATGGATATTTATCACGGGTGGTGCGATCTAAAAGATGGCGCGAGTGATATCGATTTCGCTGAAGCTTTCACGACATATATGGAAAAGCTCAAGTCCGATGGTTTTATCGAAGGCTATCGGCTCACGCGTCGAAAGCTTGGCCTCGGCGGTGAAGGGCTCGGTGAGTTTCATTTCATGATCGAAGTGGAAGGGTTGGCGCAACTGGATGAAGCCTTCGGACTGGTTGCGTCACGGGCGGCGCCTATCGAGGGGCCACACTTTGCGGTTAATTCTCTGATTAGGAATGTTCGCTTTGCGCTCTATCGCGATTTTCCGGATGCGGGTCGTGTGCAAGGGGAAGAACTTTTCTAA
- a CDS encoding NAD(P)(+) transhydrogenase (Re/Si-specific) subunit beta (Derived by automated computational analysis using gene prediction method: Protein Homology.), producing MSANVIALLYLASGVLFIMALRGLSSPETSRQGNVYGMVGMAIAVGTTLTLLQSTTSLTWGMIAGGIVLGGGVGAIIANRIAMTDMPQLVAAFHSLVGMAAVLVAWAAFMAPEAFGIGAVGNIKVASLVEMSIGVAIGAITFSGSVIAFAKLNGNMSGAPIMLPGRHLINGLLAAAIVGGIAYICIDPANQTIEMFLIVTLLSFVIGFLIIIPIGGADMPVVVSMLNSYSGWAAAGIGFTLGNMALIITGALVGSSGAILSYIMCKGMNRSFFSVILGGFGGEEAAAGGGHVETRPVKQGSADDAAFIMKNASSVIIVPGYGMAVAQAQHALREMADELKKEGVKVSYAIHPVAGRMPGHMNVLLAEANVPYDEVFELEDINSQFSQADVAFVIGANDVTNPSAKTDTASPIYGMPVLDVENAATVLFIKRGMAAGYAGVENELFFRDNTMMLFSDAKKMVENIVKAL from the coding sequence ATGTCTGCGAACGTAATCGCACTGCTCTATCTCGCCTCTGGCGTACTCTTCATTATGGCTCTCCGGGGCCTGTCCTCGCCTGAAACATCCCGGCAGGGGAACGTTTATGGCATGGTCGGTATGGCCATTGCTGTCGGCACGACGCTCACGCTGTTGCAATCAACGACCAGTCTTACCTGGGGTATGATTGCTGGCGGTATTGTGCTGGGTGGCGGTGTTGGCGCCATCATTGCCAATCGGATCGCCATGACGGATATGCCGCAGCTTGTTGCGGCGTTTCACTCGCTGGTGGGTATGGCCGCTGTTTTGGTCGCTTGGGCTGCCTTCATGGCGCCCGAGGCTTTCGGCATCGGTGCTGTTGGGAACATCAAGGTGGCAAGCCTTGTTGAAATGTCGATCGGTGTGGCGATTGGCGCTATCACCTTTTCCGGCTCCGTCATCGCGTTTGCGAAGCTCAATGGCAACATGTCTGGTGCGCCGATCATGCTGCCGGGTCGTCATCTGATCAACGGCTTGCTGGCCGCTGCAATTGTTGGCGGAATTGCCTATATCTGCATCGATCCAGCCAATCAGACGATTGAGATGTTCCTGATCGTGACGCTCCTGTCGTTCGTCATCGGCTTCCTTATCATCATCCCAATTGGTGGTGCTGACATGCCGGTGGTTGTTTCCATGCTGAACTCCTACTCCGGTTGGGCAGCAGCGGGTATTGGCTTCACACTGGGTAATATGGCGCTCATCATTACTGGTGCGCTTGTTGGTTCCTCTGGGGCGATCCTCTCCTACATTATGTGTAAGGGCATGAACCGCTCTTTCTTCAGCGTGATCCTTGGTGGCTTTGGCGGCGAAGAAGCTGCAGCTGGCGGCGGTCACGTTGAAACTCGTCCTGTGAAACAGGGATCAGCTGATGATGCGGCATTCATCATGAAGAATGCTTCTTCTGTGATCATCGTGCCGGGTTACGGTATGGCTGTGGCGCAGGCCCAGCACGCGCTTCGTGAGATGGCCGATGAGCTTAAAAAAGAAGGCGTCAAAGTCTCCTATGCGATCCACCCTGTGGCGGGCCGTATGCCAGGACATATGAACGTGCTTCTGGCGGAAGCCAACGTGCCGTACGATGAAGTGTTTGAACTGGAAGACATTAACAGCCAGTTCAGCCAAGCCGACGTGGCATTCGTTATTGGTGCGAACGATGTGACCAACCCATCTGCGAAGACGGACACGGCCAGCCCGATCTACGGCATGCCGGTTCTCGACGTTGAGAATGCGGCGACGGTACTCTTCATCAAACGCGGTATGGCAGCGGGTTATGCTGGCGTGGAGAACGAACTCTTCTTCCGTGACAACACGATGATGTTGTTCTCGGATGCTAAGAAGATGGTCGAGAACATTGTGAAGGCACTCTAA
- a CDS encoding proton-translocating transhydrogenase family protein (Derived by automated computational analysis using gene prediction method: Protein Homology.), giving the protein MGEIAPFIFLFSIFVMAIFVGYYVVWSVTPALHTPLMAVTNAVSSVIIVGAVTAVGVEAISDGATVSKWLGFGAVVLASVNIFGGFLVTQRMLAMYKKKEK; this is encoded by the coding sequence ATGGGTGAGATTGCTCCATTCATCTTTCTGTTCTCGATTTTCGTGATGGCCATCTTTGTTGGCTACTACGTTGTTTGGTCGGTGACGCCGGCGCTTCACACACCGCTTATGGCTGTGACAAATGCTGTGTCCTCCGTGATCATCGTTGGTGCTGTTACCGCGGTGGGTGTGGAAGCGATCAGCGACGGTGCAACAGTTTCCAAGTGGCTCGGTTTTGGGGCGGTGGTGTTGGCCTCGGTCAATATCTTTGGCGGGTTCCTCGTCACGCAACGCATGCTTGCCATGTACAAGAAAAAAGAAAAGTAA
- a CDS encoding Re/Si-specific NAD(P)(+) transhydrogenase subunit alpha (Derived by automated computational analysis using gene prediction method: Protein Homology. GO_function: GO:0008746 - NAD(P)+ transhydrogenase activity [Evidence IEA]; GO_process: GO:1902600 - proton transmembrane transport [Evidence IEA]), which yields MKLAIPKERMEGEPRVAASPETVKKLAGLGFDVVVETGAGAGSHISDAVFKEAGASIAGSSADAIKDADAVFAVRGLDDEQLGAMKKGALLAAILNPYGDKERVQKYADAGIVAIAMEFMPRITRAQSMDVLSSQSNLAGYKAVLEGANAFSRAMPMMMTAAGTVAPARVFVFGAGVAGLQAIATAKRLGAIVSATDVRRAAGEQIESLGGTFIMVESDEEDGETAAGYAKEMSEDYKRRQAELVAEHIKKQDIVITTALIPGRAAPVLVTEDMVKSMKPGSIIIDLAVEQGGNCPLSKPGETVVAHGVSIIGMTNMAGRLPVDASSLYAKNLLNFITPQIDQEAKSLNLDWEDETVTGTALTRDGAIIHPALTGETA from the coding sequence ATGAAGCTCGCAATTCCCAAGGAAAGAATGGAAGGGGAACCGCGTGTTGCGGCGTCTCCTGAAACGGTAAAGAAACTCGCTGGGCTTGGTTTTGACGTGGTCGTTGAAACCGGTGCCGGTGCTGGGTCTCACATCTCTGACGCAGTGTTTAAAGAAGCTGGTGCCAGCATAGCTGGGTCATCTGCGGACGCTATCAAGGACGCAGATGCGGTCTTTGCCGTGCGTGGTCTGGATGATGAGCAGCTGGGTGCCATGAAAAAAGGTGCGCTGCTTGCTGCGATCCTGAACCCTTATGGGGACAAAGAACGCGTTCAGAAATATGCAGATGCCGGCATTGTGGCCATTGCCATGGAATTCATGCCACGTATCACGCGGGCGCAGTCGATGGACGTTCTGTCCTCGCAGTCAAACCTCGCTGGCTATAAAGCGGTGCTCGAAGGCGCAAATGCGTTCTCCCGCGCCATGCCCATGATGATGACAGCAGCCGGAACTGTGGCTCCAGCTCGTGTCTTTGTGTTTGGTGCAGGTGTTGCGGGCCTTCAAGCCATCGCGACCGCAAAGCGTCTTGGCGCCATTGTCAGCGCGACGGACGTGCGTCGCGCTGCGGGTGAGCAGATTGAAAGCCTGGGCGGCACGTTCATCATGGTCGAAAGCGACGAAGAAGACGGTGAAACCGCTGCTGGTTACGCGAAAGAGATGAGCGAAGATTATAAGCGCCGTCAGGCGGAGCTTGTGGCTGAGCACATCAAAAAGCAAGACATCGTCATTACGACAGCGCTTATCCCTGGACGTGCAGCACCTGTTCTCGTGACTGAGGATATGGTGAAAAGCATGAAGCCTGGCTCGATCATCATTGACCTAGCCGTCGAGCAGGGCGGCAACTGCCCACTATCTAAACCAGGTGAGACGGTAGTAGCGCACGGCGTTTCTATCATTGGCATGACCAATATGGCCGGACGTTTGCCGGTTGATGCGTCGTCGCTTTATGCGAAGAACCTGCTCAATTTCATTACGCCCCAGATTGATCAGGAAGCGAAAAGCCTGAACCTTGATTGGGAAGACGAAACTGTTACCGGCACGGCCCTGACGCGTGATGGCGCGATCATCCATCCGGCCCTAACTGGGGAGACTGCATAA
- a CDS encoding aa3-type cytochrome c oxidase subunit IV (Derived by automated computational analysis using gene prediction method: Protein Homology.): protein MSEGKSDSVWSDTMDEAEHERTFDGFVAFTKYGTIGCTVLLILMAVFLL, encoded by the coding sequence ATGAGCGAAGGAAAATCCGACAGCGTTTGGAGTGACACCATGGACGAGGCAGAACACGAACGCACGTTTGACGGTTTTGTCGCTTTCACGAAGTACGGCACCATCGGGTGCACGGTTCTTTTGATCCTGATGGCTGTGTTTCTCCTCTAG